A region from the Marinobacter sp. SS13-12 genome encodes:
- a CDS encoding Tn7-like element transposition protein TnsE, with protein MHLYAHKFEAFVAVVELLKTKGCRHVFGGGRKLPALSGYSKNLLKDGNPWCIPINLLNRNGKRYVLLEVDTSEYKNRLSTRLLKQPSRDFDWQAALDTLEQRLLQNSLSWPTPYINHVFSGHHKRIQHQTTFRQQGIYRG; from the coding sequence TTGCATCTATATGCACATAAGTTTGAGGCGTTTGTTGCGGTTGTTGAGCTACTCAAAACAAAGGGCTGTCGACATGTTTTTGGGGGCGGGAGAAAGTTACCGGCGCTTTCAGGTTACTCCAAAAATTTACTGAAGGACGGTAATCCGTGGTGTATACCCATTAACCTATTGAATAGAAATGGAAAACGATATGTTCTTCTGGAAGTTGATACATCTGAGTATAAAAATCGGTTATCAACGCGGCTCTTGAAGCAACCCAGCCGCGACTTTGATTGGCAGGCCGCGCTTGACACTTTAGAGCAGCGTTTATTGCAAAACTCATTGAGCTGGCCAACCCCTTATATCAACCATGTATTTTCCGGCCACCACAAGCGCATCCAGCACCAGACCACCTTCAGACAACAAGGCATTTATAGAGGCTAG
- a CDS encoding LacI family DNA-binding transcriptional regulator, giving the protein MAEHLNINTSTVSRALSEKSSEMISPDVVKRVRKAAQEMGYKQNAAAYALKMGSTKTIGMIIPDLMNPVFPPIIRGIQSVLDQYGYTAFLAYSQNNEGTAHTEVERLISRGVDGIIYAAAFRKDSVVELCKSQGVPLVLVNRVVDQGDVDTVKVDDSLGIKMAVDHLLELGHRKIGFIAGPKEISVSYIRLRAFTRTMAEHDLEVEPHRIVEAHALSEDAGEQAMSVFLGQNPDATAIIASNDLIALGCFTALKQFGYTCPKRLSIIGFNNMPYLDWFATPLTTVSIPHFQMGERAAELLLKRIKSENLDYNEEVLLKPKLVIRGSTAPVIRPKKKSDAT; this is encoded by the coding sequence TTGGCAGAACACCTCAACATCAACACCTCCACGGTTTCACGCGCCTTGAGTGAGAAATCGAGTGAGATGATTTCCCCTGATGTCGTAAAGCGTGTGAGAAAAGCTGCCCAGGAGATGGGTTACAAACAGAATGCCGCCGCATATGCCCTCAAGATGGGAAGCACAAAAACCATTGGCATGATTATCCCGGACCTGATGAACCCCGTGTTTCCGCCGATCATACGGGGTATACAGAGCGTCCTCGATCAATATGGGTACACAGCGTTCCTGGCCTACAGTCAGAACAACGAAGGCACCGCCCATACCGAAGTGGAGAGGCTTATCAGCCGGGGCGTCGACGGCATCATCTACGCAGCGGCATTTCGCAAGGATAGCGTCGTGGAGTTGTGCAAGAGTCAGGGCGTGCCCCTGGTGCTGGTCAACCGGGTGGTCGATCAGGGTGACGTGGACACGGTAAAAGTGGACGACTCACTCGGTATCAAGATGGCCGTGGATCACCTGCTTGAACTGGGCCACCGTAAGATCGGCTTTATTGCCGGCCCAAAAGAGATCTCGGTTTCCTACATCCGGCTTCGTGCTTTCACGCGAACGATGGCGGAACATGACCTTGAAGTAGAACCCCATCGCATCGTCGAGGCCCATGCTTTATCAGAGGACGCAGGCGAACAGGCAATGTCCGTCTTTCTTGGGCAAAACCCTGACGCTACCGCCATTATCGCGTCCAACGACCTGATTGCCCTGGGCTGTTTTACCGCGTTGAAACAGTTTGGCTATACCTGCCCAAAGAGGCTTTCCATAATAGGGTTTAACAATATGCCCTACCTTGACTGGTTTGCGACGCCTCTGACCACGGTCTCGATACCACATTTCCAGATGGGAGAACGGGCGGCGGAACTGCTGCTGAAGCGGATAAAATCCGAGAATCTAGACTACAACGAGGAAGTGCTGCTGAAGCCAAAACTCGTCATCAGAGGGTCAACTGCACCCGTTATCCGCCCCAAGAAAAAAAGCGACGCGACCTAG
- a CDS encoding Xaa-Pro peptidase family protein, with protein sequence MAKTVKPSEPTIVRSEDVDPHWVWGRPIPAPGRMNVDFEERVNYDRLHRYRTARAREALAGSDLGAILCFDNNNIRYLTSSVIGEWTRDKFCRYALFTGNSDPYLWDFGSAAAHHRIYAPWLKQERCRAGMLGLRGSIGKEAGLFKRAAEEIRDILKAEGVADMPVGVDVCEPPMLFALQEAGLEIRDVQQVMLDARQIKSQDEITLLNMAATMVDGAYDHLAEKLRPGTRENEMVALVNKFLYDNGSDDVEAINAVSGERCCPHPHNFTDRMYRPGDQAFFDIIQAFMGYRTCYYRTLNIGSSTKSQEDAYKQAREWIDSAIELVKPGMTTDKIAAVWPKATDFGFANEMEAFGLQFGHGLGMALHERPIISRLVSFDSPFELQEGMVFALETYCPAADGNGAARIEEEVVVTPDGCQVITLFPSKELFIANKY encoded by the coding sequence ATGGCTAAGACCGTAAAACCGAGCGAGCCAACCATTGTTCGTTCTGAGGATGTCGATCCTCACTGGGTATGGGGACGCCCTATACCCGCACCGGGCAGGATGAATGTAGATTTTGAAGAGCGGGTAAACTATGACCGCCTGCATCGCTACAGAACAGCCAGAGCGCGGGAAGCTCTGGCTGGCTCCGATCTGGGGGCTATTCTGTGTTTCGACAACAACAACATCCGGTATCTCACCAGTTCCGTTATTGGTGAATGGACCAGAGACAAGTTCTGTCGCTATGCCTTGTTCACGGGGAATTCCGATCCCTACCTTTGGGACTTCGGTTCAGCCGCTGCCCATCACCGTATTTATGCCCCCTGGCTGAAGCAGGAGCGGTGTCGTGCGGGCATGCTCGGACTGAGAGGGTCCATTGGTAAGGAGGCTGGCCTTTTCAAGCGCGCTGCCGAAGAGATCCGGGATATCCTGAAAGCCGAGGGCGTTGCCGACATGCCGGTTGGCGTGGATGTTTGCGAACCACCTATGTTATTCGCGCTTCAGGAAGCCGGTCTGGAAATCAGGGATGTGCAGCAGGTCATGCTGGATGCGCGCCAGATCAAGAGCCAGGATGAAATCACGCTCCTGAATATGGCGGCCACGATGGTGGATGGTGCCTACGATCACCTGGCTGAAAAGCTGCGCCCGGGCACCCGGGAAAACGAGATGGTGGCTCTGGTCAACAAGTTCCTTTACGACAACGGCTCCGATGATGTAGAGGCAATCAACGCCGTATCCGGTGAGCGCTGCTGTCCGCACCCCCATAACTTCACCGACCGCATGTACCGGCCGGGGGATCAGGCATTTTTCGATATTATTCAAGCCTTCATGGGGTATCGCACCTGTTACTACCGCACCCTGAATATCGGCAGTTCGACCAAGTCGCAGGAAGACGCCTACAAACAGGCGCGGGAATGGATTGATTCAGCCATTGAGCTGGTTAAACCGGGTATGACCACCGATAAGATTGCTGCTGTCTGGCCCAAGGCGACTGACTTTGGCTTCGCTAACGAGATGGAGGCCTTTGGCCTGCAATTTGGCCACGGCCTGGGAATGGCGCTGCACGAACGTCCCATTATCAGTCGGCTTGTGTCGTTTGATAGCCCGTTCGAGTTGCAGGAGGGAATGGTTTTCGCACTGGAAACGTATTGTCCTGCTGCTGATGGCAATGGCGCCGCTCGTATCGAGGAGGAAGTTGTGGTGACTCCGGATGGTTGCCAGGTGATCACGTTATTCCCGTCAAAGGAATTGTTTATTGCTAACAAATATTGA
- a CDS encoding NAD-dependent succinate-semialdehyde dehydrogenase gives MKAYIEEIGQSIPNGLFINGEWITETSGKIEVVNPATEKVVAIVPSCTSEHAKLALDACEGAAKEWMALTPRERSEVLRSVFDTMQKEKDTIARLITLEEGKTLKESTGEVDYASEFFRWYGEESLRLGGEMRPSPSGKHTIVVTHQPVGTALLITPWNFPAAMITRKIAPAIAAGCGVIVKPPKETPLTSMYLADLMQRCGVPDGLVNVLTTDDAGALTETLVRDPRLRKISFTGSTGVGRLLLGSAAERILNTSMELGGNAPLIVCDDANIDTAIEGAFLAKMRNAGESCIAANRLYVHDSIYDEFCSRLVERFSNLKVGNGLDSDVDVGPIISRKELDKLQAIIAEAVSDGATVETGGTTLHENGFFFAPTVLSNVEPDARILGQEVFGPVAPLVRFRDVESVIQQANDTPYGLAAYVFSRDVGKAMRIAQRLNAGIVGVNRGFVSDPAAPFGGMKESGIGREGAQDGIKEFLETQYIATSW, from the coding sequence TTGAAAGCATATATTGAAGAAATTGGGCAAAGCATACCTAACGGGCTGTTTATCAACGGCGAGTGGATCACTGAAACCAGTGGCAAGATTGAGGTGGTTAATCCTGCCACCGAGAAAGTCGTCGCCATTGTGCCCAGTTGCACGTCTGAGCATGCAAAGCTGGCTCTGGACGCCTGTGAAGGGGCCGCGAAGGAGTGGATGGCGCTGACCCCACGAGAGCGCTCCGAGGTCTTGCGATCTGTTTTCGACACCATGCAGAAAGAAAAAGACACCATTGCCAGATTAATCACGCTTGAGGAAGGAAAAACCCTCAAGGAGTCTACTGGTGAGGTCGATTATGCCTCGGAGTTCTTTCGTTGGTATGGCGAGGAATCCTTGCGTCTCGGTGGTGAAATGCGCCCATCTCCCAGCGGCAAGCACACGATTGTTGTGACGCATCAGCCGGTTGGCACGGCTTTGTTAATCACGCCCTGGAACTTTCCGGCAGCGATGATCACCCGGAAGATCGCACCGGCCATTGCCGCCGGTTGCGGCGTCATCGTCAAGCCGCCAAAAGAGACACCTCTCACATCCATGTATCTTGCAGATCTGATGCAACGATGCGGTGTTCCTGATGGCCTTGTTAACGTCCTAACAACAGATGACGCAGGCGCTCTCACAGAGACGCTGGTAAGGGATCCGAGGCTGCGTAAAATTTCATTCACCGGAAGCACAGGTGTCGGGCGACTGTTGCTCGGTTCCGCTGCCGAAAGAATCCTCAATACATCAATGGAACTTGGCGGAAATGCACCATTGATTGTCTGCGACGACGCAAACATCGACACGGCTATTGAAGGCGCTTTCCTTGCCAAGATGCGCAATGCTGGCGAGTCCTGCATTGCCGCGAACAGGCTTTACGTGCACGATTCCATATACGACGAGTTCTGCAGCCGACTGGTAGAGCGATTTTCCAACCTGAAAGTTGGCAATGGTCTCGACTCTGACGTGGACGTCGGCCCCATCATTTCCCGTAAAGAACTGGATAAACTGCAGGCCATAATTGCTGAGGCAGTAAGCGACGGCGCCACCGTTGAAACCGGTGGTACGACTCTCCACGAGAACGGGTTTTTCTTTGCGCCAACCGTGCTCAGCAACGTCGAACCGGATGCGCGTATTCTCGGTCAGGAAGTGTTTGGTCCAGTTGCGCCACTGGTGCGTTTCCGGGATGTGGAGTCGGTTATCCAGCAGGCTAATGACACACCTTATGGCCTGGCCGCCTATGTTTTCAGCCGTGATGTCGGTAAAGCCATGAGAATCGCACAGAGGCTTAACGCGGGCATTGTCGGCGTAAACCGGGGGTTTGTGTCCGACCCGGCCGCTCCGTTTGGTGGTATGAAAGAGAGCGGTATAGGCCGGGAGGGTGCACAGGACGGTATAAAGGAGTTCCTTGAGACTCAGTATATAGCCACCTCATGGTGA
- a CDS encoding PAS domain-containing protein, protein MWERNHDNDEFTSNERWADMLGYSLDELSPISKDTFVSLSHPDDRELGESVLKQFLSGREARYETLRFRHRRDGWRYVHTRAVLAKRSSSDVSRWLVGTNEDVTGEHAAKHEVEPLAESMSGLIYSCLCDRMVRMRACARLA, encoded by the coding sequence ATCTGGGAACGGAATCATGATAACGATGAGTTCACCAGTAACGAGCGTTGGGCAGACATGTTGGGTTATAGCCTTGACGAGCTTTCTCCGATATCGAAAGACACTTTCGTCAGTCTGAGTCATCCCGATGATAGGGAGCTTGGTGAGTCGGTATTAAAGCAATTCCTATCTGGAAGAGAGGCTCGCTACGAAACTCTCCGGTTCAGACACAGGAGGGATGGTTGGCGTTACGTTCACACAAGAGCTGTGTTAGCGAAGCGATCTTCTTCTGATGTCTCCAGGTGGTTGGTAGGAACGAATGAAGATGTAACGGGTGAGCATGCTGCCAAGCACGAGGTGGAACCCCTGGCTGAATCTATGTCTGGTCTCATTTATAGCTGCTTGTGCGACCGGATGGTCAGGATGCGGGCTTGCGCCCGTCTTGCTTAG
- a CDS encoding ABC transporter permease: MNRIINLITRQPIWIFVFICIVFFSFSSPYFLDIRNFSNILLQASTIGLIALGMTFVMINGNIDLSVGATLALAASLAVGLQPQLGIMGAVLVGLLSGILVGALNGIIAWKTGVDAFIVTLGAMIGVRGLVFIYTEEQAFYAYDLAYSDFGASSLFGIPVLALIFIFLTITAHLVLKYTIHGRNVFAVGGNRVAAKEAGIRVGPHMLLNFILIGFLAALSGILLSTQMGASTPNLGRNYELWTITAVVLGGTRLTGGFGSIIGTLGGVLAIAILRNGMNLLQVPSFYVLIILGSILIIVLCIDKRFSEPKGVGA; this comes from the coding sequence ATGAATCGTATAATTAACTTGATAACAAGACAGCCGATATGGATATTTGTTTTTATCTGTATTGTCTTCTTCAGTTTTTCATCACCTTATTTTTTGGACATCAGGAATTTCAGTAATATTCTGTTGCAGGCGTCGACAATCGGCTTGATTGCTCTTGGGATGACGTTCGTCATGATCAACGGCAATATCGATTTATCGGTTGGAGCGACCCTCGCGCTTGCAGCAAGTCTTGCCGTAGGTTTGCAGCCGCAACTGGGAATTATGGGAGCGGTATTGGTAGGACTGCTCTCCGGTATTCTGGTTGGCGCGCTGAATGGAATAATCGCCTGGAAAACCGGTGTTGACGCATTTATTGTTACTCTTGGCGCAATGATAGGGGTGAGAGGGCTGGTATTCATTTATACCGAAGAGCAGGCTTTCTACGCGTACGATTTGGCCTACTCGGATTTTGGTGCCAGCTCGTTGTTTGGCATACCTGTGCTGGCGCTCATTTTTATATTTTTAACAATAACTGCACATCTGGTATTGAAATATACGATCCATGGACGAAATGTTTTTGCTGTTGGCGGTAACCGGGTTGCTGCCAAAGAGGCCGGCATTCGGGTTGGGCCGCATATGTTACTGAATTTTATTCTAATAGGCTTCCTGGCTGCTCTCTCGGGTATTCTGCTATCTACTCAAATGGGCGCATCAACGCCGAATCTTGGCCGCAATTATGAGCTTTGGACGATCACCGCGGTCGTCCTGGGAGGGACGCGTCTTACGGGTGGCTTTGGTAGCATCATCGGAACCCTTGGCGGCGTTCTTGCCATCGCGATACTCAGAAATGGAATGAACCTGCTTCAGGTGCCGTCGTTCTATGTGCTTATTATTCTGGGCTCGATTTTAATCATTGTTCTGTGTATTGATAAGCGCTTCTCGGAGCCGAAAGGAGTGGGAGCATGA
- a CDS encoding sugar ABC transporter substrate-binding protein yields MKVQISSVRTIRELGKISLLAGSLSLGLSGMAQAETFRIGITQNNVGVDSYQTTYEQAFEEAADEADNVEVVVLDAGGDVARQISQVRNLIQQQVDVIIIWPTDGQAVVPAINGAKNAGIPVVVTNSNIAEAGQPLIAAFSGPNNIQQGAYAAEMMCDQLGGQGDIVQITGQPGYTTAIERQKGFEDRLPEVCPDVRILDSQPGDWNRAKAQRTMEDFLTRYDKIDGVYAADDNMGVGALNAAKSEDRADEIVFIGATNFAVGYEAMARGEYHGSVYQSPAEDARNALNIAIAVAQGKEVEKMSYFETPKITQENMDEFEKPVF; encoded by the coding sequence ATGAAAGTTCAGATCAGTTCAGTTCGCACTATCCGGGAGCTCGGCAAAATTTCTCTACTCGCCGGATCGCTCAGTCTGGGATTGTCAGGGATGGCGCAGGCAGAAACTTTCAGGATTGGGATTACCCAGAACAATGTAGGCGTAGACAGCTACCAGACTACCTATGAGCAGGCCTTCGAAGAGGCCGCTGATGAGGCAGATAACGTGGAAGTCGTCGTTCTTGATGCTGGCGGTGATGTTGCCCGCCAGATTTCACAGGTAAGGAATCTGATCCAGCAGCAGGTTGATGTGATCATCATCTGGCCGACAGATGGCCAGGCTGTAGTTCCTGCAATTAACGGTGCCAAGAATGCAGGCATTCCTGTAGTGGTAACCAATTCGAATATTGCTGAGGCAGGTCAGCCGCTGATTGCTGCTTTTTCCGGACCTAACAATATCCAGCAGGGCGCTTATGCCGCAGAAATGATGTGCGACCAGCTTGGTGGCCAGGGCGATATTGTTCAGATTACCGGGCAACCCGGGTATACCACTGCCATTGAGCGGCAAAAAGGCTTTGAGGACCGTCTTCCCGAAGTATGCCCAGATGTGAGAATTCTCGATTCACAGCCAGGCGACTGGAATCGTGCGAAAGCCCAGCGCACGATGGAGGACTTCCTGACCCGATATGACAAAATCGATGGCGTTTACGCTGCCGACGATAATATGGGGGTCGGTGCACTGAATGCTGCGAAATCGGAAGACCGTGCCGACGAGATCGTCTTCATTGGTGCCACCAACTTCGCGGTTGGTTATGAGGCCATGGCTCGGGGTGAATACCATGGCTCGGTGTACCAGTCACCCGCAGAGGATGCGCGCAATGCTTTAAACATCGCTATTGCCGTAGCTCAAGGGAAAGAAGTCGAAAAGATGAGTTATTTTGAGACTCCAAAAATTACCCAGGAAAACATGGACGAATTCGAAAAGCCTGTTTTCTGA
- a CDS encoding sugar ABC transporter ATP-binding protein: MSTQAELKGSINPQSKENCLLILKNVSKSFPGVKALDGVDLDVRAGEVHALLGENGAGKSTLMKILAGIYQPDGGEVILDDQLVHMSSPIEARDHGVLLIHQELSLVPDMTVAENVFLGNIPRFAHMFVNNRHLNDRCGEILARLNCKFQPTERLGNLSIANQQMVEIARALVFQPKVVVFDEPTASLTDYEKVVLFGVIRELKESGTAIVYISHRMDEIFELSDRISVLRDGTYQGTFETAQTNEDEVTQRMIGRDLDADIEHQPPELGIKALKVDGLGIEGLYSDISFDVHVGEVVGFYGLVGAGRTEVMETIFGLRKPDTGSVQINGEDLAINSPSDAIDHGLGLVPESRKEQGLVLGMSCKDNTTLANISKFTRFGWIDTAAERTIFEEYMEKLRIKCPGWEYETLNLSGGNQQKVVIGKWLSTSPKILILDEPTRGIDVGSKSEIHHLIRELAKSGLAVIVVSSEMPEVLTVSDRIIAMYDGTITQCFDRSEVTEDTLIRAITGQAV, encoded by the coding sequence ATGAGTACACAAGCCGAGTTGAAAGGATCGATAAACCCTCAGTCAAAAGAAAACTGCTTACTGATACTGAAAAATGTCAGTAAATCGTTCCCTGGTGTAAAGGCACTGGACGGTGTGGATCTTGATGTCCGCGCGGGAGAGGTTCATGCACTTCTTGGTGAAAACGGCGCCGGTAAATCCACCCTGATGAAGATCCTGGCCGGCATCTACCAGCCGGACGGTGGTGAGGTTATTCTTGACGATCAGCTGGTACACATGTCCAGCCCTATTGAGGCGAGGGATCATGGTGTGTTGCTGATCCACCAGGAGCTTTCCCTGGTTCCAGACATGACAGTGGCCGAGAACGTATTCCTCGGGAACATTCCCCGATTTGCCCACATGTTTGTCAATAATCGCCATCTGAATGATCGCTGCGGAGAAATCCTTGCACGCCTCAATTGCAAATTCCAGCCGACGGAACGCCTTGGTAATCTTTCCATTGCCAACCAGCAGATGGTGGAAATCGCTCGCGCTTTGGTGTTCCAGCCAAAGGTTGTTGTGTTCGATGAGCCCACCGCTTCGTTGACCGACTATGAGAAGGTAGTGCTGTTCGGTGTCATCAGGGAGCTGAAGGAAAGCGGCACCGCCATTGTTTACATCTCACACCGGATGGATGAGATTTTTGAGCTTTCTGACCGTATTTCGGTGTTACGCGACGGCACCTACCAGGGCACTTTTGAAACCGCGCAAACCAATGAAGACGAAGTGACGCAACGTATGATCGGCCGCGACCTGGATGCCGATATCGAGCATCAGCCGCCGGAGCTGGGAATCAAGGCTCTGAAGGTCGATGGCCTGGGTATTGAGGGGTTGTACTCCGATATCTCATTCGATGTTCATGTGGGCGAAGTTGTCGGATTCTATGGTCTGGTCGGGGCTGGCCGAACCGAGGTCATGGAAACCATTTTCGGCCTGCGCAAGCCTGATACCGGAAGCGTTCAGATCAACGGCGAGGACCTGGCCATCAACTCTCCCTCTGATGCCATTGACCATGGCCTTGGCCTGGTGCCGGAGAGCCGCAAGGAACAAGGCCTGGTTCTTGGTATGAGTTGCAAGGACAACACCACGTTGGCCAATATCAGCAAATTTACCAGATTCGGCTGGATAGATACCGCTGCGGAAAGAACCATATTCGAAGAGTACATGGAAAAACTTCGTATCAAATGCCCCGGCTGGGAATATGAAACTCTCAACCTCAGTGGTGGTAACCAGCAGAAGGTGGTCATTGGCAAATGGTTAAGTACCTCGCCAAAGATTCTTATCCTCGACGAGCCCACCAGAGGTATTGATGTTGGTTCCAAATCAGAGATCCATCACCTGATCAGGGAGTTGGCAAAATCCGGCCTGGCTGTGATCGTTGTCAGTTCTGAAATGCCGGAGGTGCTGACTGTCAGTGACCGGATTATCGCAATGTACGATGGCACCATAACCCAATGCTTTGACCGCAGTGAGGTAACCGAAGACACGCTGATCAGGGCGATCACCGGCCAGGCTGTTTGA
- a CDS encoding ABC transporter permease, whose protein sequence is MKALLDSFKPGFKGGEISALQFFGKHGISVAFVLCVVIFSLSTQKFLSTDNFLTVVMQASIIGTIALGVTFVVIGGNLDLSVGSLLSFATVLVVDLHDKVGPGMAILLMFVFTLLIGSVNGYLIGYLRLNSLIVTLGMLSAIQGITLVYSGGKNVDISDQTNTWFAFFGREELFGIPVPAIIFIVLGIVLQIVLLKSGFGRKIFAIGGNATASLFSGLRRNRLVFSTYLLSAFTTACAALILGSRVMGSQNNVGEGYELLVLAGVILGGTSLLGGSGSIARTVIGVLILAMIQNGLLLLGFPYYTQWLVTWVVIIVAVWLDIAAKRGKLFSTY, encoded by the coding sequence ATGAAAGCTTTATTGGATTCTTTCAAACCGGGATTTAAAGGTGGCGAAATATCTGCGCTTCAGTTTTTTGGAAAGCATGGTATTTCGGTGGCCTTCGTCCTATGCGTCGTTATTTTTTCGCTGTCGACTCAAAAATTTCTCAGTACTGATAATTTCCTGACCGTGGTGATGCAGGCGTCCATCATCGGGACCATTGCGCTTGGTGTGACTTTTGTTGTCATCGGGGGAAATCTGGATCTGTCTGTAGGTTCCCTTTTATCTTTTGCCACTGTTCTGGTGGTTGACCTTCATGACAAGGTGGGGCCTGGGATGGCAATCCTGCTGATGTTTGTCTTTACGTTGCTGATTGGTTCCGTTAACGGATATTTAATCGGTTATCTACGTTTGAATTCACTGATTGTAACCTTGGGTATGTTATCCGCTATACAAGGCATTACCCTCGTTTATTCAGGTGGTAAAAATGTTGATATATCCGATCAGACAAACACCTGGTTTGCATTTTTTGGAAGAGAGGAGCTCTTTGGAATTCCGGTTCCGGCAATAATATTTATAGTACTGGGTATTGTTTTACAGATTGTGCTCCTGAAATCCGGTTTTGGGCGCAAGATATTTGCTATTGGCGGTAACGCAACCGCTTCATTATTTTCCGGCCTACGCAGAAATCGTCTTGTATTCAGTACCTATTTGCTATCAGCGTTCACCACGGCTTGTGCTGCCCTGATTCTGGGCTCCCGTGTGATGGGATCTCAGAATAATGTCGGTGAAGGCTACGAGTTACTTGTACTTGCCGGTGTCATCCTCGGCGGGACCAGCCTTCTGGGCGGCTCAGGAAGTATTGCGAGAACCGTCATCGGGGTACTGATTCTGGCAATGATTCAGAATGGACTGCTGCTGCTGGGCTTCCCCTACTATACCCAGTGGCTCGTTACCTGGGTGGTTATTATTGTAGCAGTCTGGCTAGACATAGCTGCCAAGCGTGGCAAGCTATTTAGCACTTATTAA